A window of Malania oleifera isolate guangnan ecotype guangnan chromosome 5, ASM2987363v1, whole genome shotgun sequence contains these coding sequences:
- the LOC131155498 gene encoding photosystem II reaction center W protein, chloroplastic translates to MAAFTAAAPTPSVARPTLITPKRSSGVSSSPVLGLPAMVNKGRVRCSMEEKPAVPEFGSSKAGMDMGMGMGMGMGASLMAAACAASVSSPAMALVDERMTTEGTGLAFGLSNNILGWILFGVFGLIWALYFAYTSTLEEDEESGLSL, encoded by the exons ATGGCTGCCTTCACAGCTGCCGCTCCAACCCCATCCGTCGCCCGCCCCACTCTTATTACTCCCAAGAGATCATCAGGAGTTTCATCCTCCCCTGTTCTTG GGCTGCCAGCAATGGTGAACAAAGGACGAGTTAGATGTTCCATGGAAGAAAAGCCTGCTGTTCCAGAATTTGGCAGCTCAAAGGCAGGCATGGATATGGGTATGGGTATGGGTATGGGCATGGGGGCATCACTGATGGCAGCAGCTTGCGCGGCATCCGTGTCAAGCCCAGCCATGGCCTTGGTGGATGAAAGAATGACCACAGAGGGAACTGGCCTCGCCTTTGGTCTGAGCAACAACATCCTTGGTTGGATCCTTTTCGGCGTGTTTGGTCTAATCTGGGCTCTCTACTTCGCTTACACCTCCACCCTTGAGGAAGATGAAGAGTCAGGGTTGTCCCTCTAA